AGCTAGTCACACTGTGGGTAgaagggcaggggtggcagcggctgctccttcccagcacccACATGAAGAGAGGCATTAAACAGCGCCAGCACCATGGCAGCCACCACTGCCTGCATGGTGGCGGCAGGGccacctggccagcagcagaaacatgATGGGCAACTCCCAGAGCAGAACTCAGATGAGATCAACGTTTTGGTGCTGTGAAATCCTGCAAGAATCTTTGAATTAGTGGAACTTTTTTAGCAATGGTACCTACAAGgagcagtttttcttctgtcagaGAACAGGAAGAAGTGAGGACATGTGAAGGAAAACAACATGGCAACACTAAggttagaagaaaaataaggatATGAATAAAGTGAGAGAATCCACTGGCCATACCCCTGTGGGGTGTCTCTTGAGTTTTTGGATGACTCCTTTTATCCTAAACTCCAGATTCCATCTTGCCCTTTCCATTTCCTCTTTGGCTGAAGTAGTAAGAGGTACCGACTTCCCAATCCACCGACTGCATTTAATGTGCATTCCCCCTCATTAAACATTGTAATGAGCTTTAAGTACATCCTGGGCTGAGGGCATGGTCCTGTGTTGAGATCAGCTGCCTGAGCTGTCCATTCTGTCTTTAGCATCTACTGCCCTGAAGGGAGAATGCACTGCCCAGAGACTGTGTGAGGGAAATaacaatttatttccttttctttcaatcAAAATTTGTGGGAGTCCTGCTAGAGTTGCCAGCAGGTTGACCtcttgcagggctggggagagtcCTGGGGGCTGGGACCCTTCTCTTAACAGGGTGCAAGGGTCCCCACGGCAATGGgtcccagcccaggacaggggtgcaggggttgaagctgctgctgatttaCTAAAATATGAGAATTGGTCTAATACCGATACTCAACTGTGAcagacaaaagactctctaacagtttaaagttagaaagtgtatatttattcagcgctgggcagcagcgtgaggtaatcctctaatacgcactgcaaaatcacaggtgatcacaaaatctcttttttgacaaaggattcaaacaaatataTATTCATAAGAACAGCCCCTCTCATCCCCCgcttcctatggtaattagcttgaatagTCATTAAGCATGagtgattgacttcttaaattaagtctaGGGTAGTTTTCGTGAGAGggattttaaaaggagaaagtaAGGCCAGTCTTCCTTGCCCTGAACTCTCAACtttttctatcaatgacaataaaaattatttctgaggaTTGCccagtttttcaaagaatgggtttctggttgctTTGTCTgtgttcctttggatctgctcactagtttcatctttttgcattttaagcacagctgagcaaacataagatgacagacaatcaattatttaagtttcagataactacttCAAGCCTAGTTTTCCTTCtaacttctaacttttaattattttcgGCAAGGTCTATCTATCCATTTGCTTTTTACTTAACTCCTGATTTTTCAAAGATTAGTGTTTTACTGCCCTGGGCAGAGTGATCAGCTGCTGTCATCatctcctgccacagctcctcctggggccAGTCCCTCGCCATGAGGACAGGCACAGGTGGGGGGTGGCTGAGACCCCTGGGGAAAGCAGTGTCCGATGTGCAAGCTTCCTCCTCCACACCATATACTTTGGGGCCACGGGCAGGAGCCCccatccaggagctgctggtctgggagctgctggagctggagctggagctggagctggcactggccACAGCGCCATTGTTCTCGTCCCTGATGGCACCAGAGCgcagcagcctctgggcctCCTGGCTGCACTGGCCCACAATGATGCTGATGGCGCCGTGCACCAGTGGAGCCGTGTGGTGCTCGaggacaggctgcagcccctggaccAACACCTGGGCATTCAGCCCCTTGACGCACAGGTCGTGCAGGATGGAGCTCTCTGCGGCCTCAACCAGCCACCACCAGTGCCGGAAtatcccctgcagctgctggcgCAGCCAGGGCCGCACGGGCTCCAGCAGCTGCGGCTGTCCACGGAAAAGTCCGGCCCACACCTCGGGCAGGAGGCCTCCCAGGAACTCCAGCCCTGAGgggccctgctcagctggggacagggtccCCTGAGGAGCAGCGGGACAGGACGCCACAGGGCCGTGGGGGCTGTTCTCGTCCGGGTGGCCGGGAGatctccctgcctggctggtgGCCACTGGCAGCTGCTCGGGGGTGGTGCTGGCTGTCTCCAGACACTCGTCTGCATGGTCAGAAAACCTGACGCTCTCTATTGGTGTCCTGCAGAGTGGGCACGAGGGATTCCTGTGTGCCCAGCGCAggatgcagcccaggcagaAGCGGTGGCGACAGGGCAGAGCACAAGTCCCGTCCTTCTGGGAGTCCTGGCAGATGGGGCAGTTGCCGCCTGTCTCTGTGGCCATTTCACTCCTGATGGCTCCGGGACTGGCACCGAGATGTGCCAAGAACAGGCCGGGCCCAGCACCAGAGCTTGGCTGCCTGGATCCTCTGGGCCTTGCAGCCTCGCTCAGTAGAgttcaggctggagcagggccagtGTCTGAATGGAAGCAGTGAGGGGCACAATGTCACAATCCATCCccctgtgatgtcacaggcCACTGCTCTCTGACACCAGCCTCCACCCCCAGTGACAACACAAAAGGCATTCCAAGTCCTTGGAACCCCAGGATAAGCAGTGAGGGATGTGAGGTCACAATCCAGTGCTCAGTGGTGTCACCATCTGCACTCCAGACTTCTCAACACTGTGATCACACAGTAGgccttccatccctgcaggcacaTGTTgtcaggagaaaaaaggaaatactgtTTCCTAGTTTCAGTTTCTACTTCTCCATGATATTCTCCCTCAGACACCTGCATCACATGTCCTTGGCCCTGTCTCTgatccctgctccacagcatgCAGAGAGATCCAGAGTGGAGCACTCCTAAATCACTCTGTGTCGAGACCAGCTACCCCCACTGCTCACTTTGCCTTTGGcatctgctgccctgcaggtgctcggctgcagcagatttcctgtggaaaaggtGCGGCCTGCATGGCCCTGGGCCTGTGGCAGCACCCCTCAGCACATGGGGGCCAGCCATGGTGGGGCACAAGGGCAAAGGCACCAGAAGGCTGAGGAAGCAGTGCCCAGGGACTGTGTGAGGGAAATaacaatttctttattttttcctaaataaaggGTTGCAAGGGCCCTTTAGTTCTGTTGGCAGGGGCATCTCTTGCAGGTGGGGGGAGAGTCCTGGGGCTCAGGGGCCCTTTTCTTTGGGGGATGCTGAGGACCAGGAGATCTGGGCCTGGTGCTCTGGGCAGATGAACCTGCCAACATCACgtcctgctctggctcctgctggggctggtccTGCCCTGCGGACATGGAGACACTTGGGGGGTGGCTGtgccccctgggctgggcagcggCTCCTGTGGcggcttcctcctcctccatggAGACTGCAGGGCTGCTACTGCTGGCTGGAGTCCCCATctgagagctggaggagctggagctcaggttgttggggctggagctggggctggagctggagctggagctggagctggagctggagctgctgctggctgctgggctgtcattcccatctgcagcagcactggagcgcagcagcctctgggcccCCGAGCTGCAGTGTCTCACAACGATGTCGATGGTGTCCTGGATCAGTGGCACTGTGTGCTCCTCCAGGACACTCTGCAAACCCTCAATCATGATCTCCTGGTGTGGCCCATACACACAGAGCATGTACAGGATGCAGCTCTCTGCCAGCCACCACAGCTCCCCACACACGGACTCTGTCCTTTGGCGCAGCCAAGTCCGCACAGGGTCCAGAAGTTCCCGTTGTCGACGGAAAAGTCGTGCCCAGACCTCAGGCAGGACACCACCAACAGCTCGGGGTAGTGTCTCCTGAGGAGaagagggatggggcagcacagggggatgAGGGCTGTTCTCATCCTGGCCACCGGGAGCTCTCCGTGCCTGGCTcgtggctgctggcagctgctcaggggctgggaTGACAATCTCCAGAGACTTGTCTGTGTGGTCAGAAAAGCTGACAGTGTCTATCGTTCTTCTGCAGAGTGGGCACACAGGATTTATCTGTGCCCACTGCAGGATGCAGACCTGGCAGAACTTGTGgccacagggcagagcagaagcCACATCATCCCAGGTGTCCTGGCAGATGGCACAGTTGCCACCTATCTCTGCAGTCATATTTGGCCTCTGCAGCACATGGGGAGAGCTGAGgatcaggagctgctctcagtgctggtgtcacaacctgcaggagaaggaggatggaatggccaggctgctggagaaggaCACTCCCCAGCCTCCTGAGCTCCAGGGCCACCCTGGGAGGATGTTTTTCTGCACAGCTCACCCTCAGTGCTGCAAACacctgcagtgcctggctgcctcagccagacagggctggggaaacCCTGCTGGTTGGTCTGGGACTGGCACTGGGACCTGCCAAGAACAGGCACCACTCAGCACCAGACAAACCTGGCTCGATCCTCCATACCTTGCAGTCATGCTCAGTAGGAGCTCAGGCCAGATCCAGACtgggcccagctctgcccacgGCTGTATTTAAGCAGTGAGGGGTGAGATGTCACAATCCCACACTTGCTGATGTCACAATCTGCCTCTCGCTGATGTCACCCTCTATCAGCAGGTGACCAGTGCATGTCCCCACCAGTGTATGTTGtctggagaaagaagaaaatattttctcattttcaacTTCTACATTTCCATTTTGCTCTCCCTTGTCCATCTGCATTATGTTCCATGGCCCTGTGTGtcatccctgctcctgacaCCTTGCCAAGGTTTTCTGTGAGGAGAGGAGTGGTGGGACCTGTCAGCATGGACTGCCTGTGGCTGGATGATGCCTCCTCCTGTCACTGCCTTttcctgggcagtgctgggatttggAGATCCTGGGTGCTGGTGGCCAGCCCTGGGTGAGACTCTCCCTGTGGTTGTGTCCCCGCTTCAAGGAGAAGCTGAAGGGAATGttttgctccagccccatccactCCCACTGGGACTGCCCACAGTTCGAGATCCCTCTCCACTTCCCAAGTCTCTGTGTTTCTGGAAGCCAGTGCCTTTGTGCTCCTCCCCACAGCTTCAGCAAGGAGCTGGATTTGCTGTCCCAGCAAAGTAGAGTGCACAGGCCAGAGGAACTCTGTGACAAGTCAAGAGAGCCCAGGACCCATGGCAATGTGGGCCATGCTGTGCCCTCCTCCCTTCTTGCCTCTGGCTATTGTCATCACTGAGAGCAAGCAGttcttttttcatttggaaCTAGAGTCTGTTAGTTTGAGGGTAAGCTGATATGAGCCAAGTTTGCTGTGAGCAGCCACAACATGGCTCTGCCCTTTAAGATCTCCTCAGGTAACAGTCCTTCAGCTCTATTTAGGAGACTATTCATCAGCCCATGTGAGAGAATCCATCACATCCAGGCCAGGCCCTACACAAGATTTTGTCCCTTTTGGTTTTAATGTCAGAGTTTGtcctctctgcagccctgctggatcAAGGGTTATGGGCACAAGGACACTTTACAGCTGTGTTTAGGGCTGTGGAGCTTTTCTGCCTTGCTTGCCTGGTAAAATGGATCCCTTTAGTGCTGTCTAGGGGGGCTCCAAATCCAGGAAGGAGTTTTCTTAGCCTTTTGTCTCAGCAGAAATTGCCTCATTGGCACAATGACAAGGCCAGGCCTCCATCCTGGGAGCACTCCTGAGGTGACAAGGACACAGTCTGAAGGACAACACGTGGGCCCCTGGGCAAAGAAAATCTGCAAATACACAAATGGTGCCCCAGGGGTGCGACTCtacttttctccttctgccttTGCTGAGTTTTCATCATCACCTGAATCCTGAAGAATCTGTCAGGAAAATTCATCCATGAtgccagaggtttatgtccaaaaggAGACAGAGCACTCCTGTaactttattcaaataaaggcAGAGTCCGTGAGCATTTTCTTGTCTGGTagcctggttcaagtccagcacggtggccctatccctgggtcactcggtccatcagctccaagacaccaatgtggtggacagcaaatggcgtttattgaggggttacagggggttttaaggacaggggtccttgggtcatttcctctagctcacatccggcaaggggtggccaggtacagagctgaggtcagaccacaaggtggaggtgaagggggtccctggctgcccgtacatcccgagaatcttccgttcgcaatatccctatctctctacatttcccccctccctcatgattagtaaaaaatcatataaagatTACCTAATATGGACATTCTAAAATTTTATGGGTTAGTAAggttagtataaaattgtaaatttgttaGTAACGAGCACACTTTAAAGCAGCTGTCGGCGTTCAACGAACATAATGTTAACTGCTTCTAAACGCTTTTTGACAAATAGTACTAATTTGTTAAATATACAAGGCCTGAAGATTAGTGTTAGTAGGATTATAATGACCGGGCCGATTAATGTAGAAAtcagggtggtgagccatggggactggtTGAACCACGATTCGAACCAGCCCTGtttagcttctctgtccatttttctctggttcagtCGCTCCCTCAGCTCGGCCATGGAGTTTCTAACAACTCCCGAGTGGTCTGCatagaagcagcattcctccCTCAGGGCGGCACATAGGCCCCCCTGCTGGATGAACAGAAGGTCCAGTCCttgcctgttttggaggacgactTCTGAGAGTAAGGAaagggatgtttccagggatgaaatgGATTTCTCGATCTTTTGCAAGTCTTCGTCGACTGTCATTTGAAGTTGGGTCAGTCCTTGATGCTGAGTTGCCAAGGCTGAGACACTTGTGGCAGCGCCGGTAGCTCCTAAGCCGAGGAGCATTGCGATGGTGATGCCTGTCAACACTTCTCGCTTGTGGAGCTGGCCAGGTTCCTCGAGCAGGTGGCACACCTCATCGTCCTGGCGGTACTGGACTCTGGGAACAATGAGAACTTGGACACAAAAGGTTAACATGCTTAGGAATGGGTTGGAAAGGGTGGGTTTGGTTAGGAGATTGCATGGGGAGGAGGTAGACtttagcatttgtgttttgtgttaggAGCTATGGTTAGCTGTGATCTCTTTTTTGAGTTTACACAGTGAAAGAGCATGCCATCACACTGGTTATTGCAGTGCGAACAGCTGCTTGAATGGGAGCaaggtgttcttcctttgcaacATGTCTGATCATGGTTGCGATATTAGATCCAGGTGGCAGTGACCTTAAaatgtctctggtggctgaattaCACTGCTGGCGCAGGCAGTCTGCTAGCACAGGtccttttgcttctgagggcaATGTTGAGCAGTCTAATGCTGCCTGGAGGCGGTccacaaactgagtgaagctttcactctcaCTCTGCTTTATGGTGGACCATGGTGATGGTCTGGCTATAGCTTTAGAGGCAGTACGGATGGCCTCTCGGGC
Above is a window of Oenanthe melanoleuca isolate GR-GAL-2019-014 chromosome Z, OMel1.0, whole genome shotgun sequence DNA encoding:
- the LOC130265599 gene encoding pinin-like, whose translation is MTAEIGGNCAICQDTWDDVASALPCGHKFCQVCILQWAQINPVCPLCRRTIDTVSFSDHTDKSLEIVIPAPEQLPAATSQARRAPGGQDENSPHPPVLPHPSSPQETLPRAVGGVLPEVWARLFRRQRELLDPVRTWLRQRTESVCGELWWLAESCILYMLCVYGPHQEIMIEGLQSVLEEHTVPLIQDTIDIVVRHCSSGAQRLLRSSAAADGNDSPAASSSSSSSSSSSSSSSPSSSPNNLSSSSSSSQMGTPASSSSPAVSMEEEEAATGAAAQPRGHSHPPSVSMSAGQDQPQQEPEQDVMLAGSSAQSTRPRSPGPQHPPKKRAPEPQDSPPTCKRCPCQQN